The following coding sequences lie in one Rhodohalobacter barkolensis genomic window:
- the rimK gene encoding 30S ribosomal protein S6--L-glutamate ligase — MQQEHYKIAILSRNKSLYSTKRLIETIENKGHEAIVLDHLKCDIVIEQDKPSIYYKGERIKGIDAVIPRIGASVTFYGAAVVRQFEMMNIPTAVESQALVRSRDKLRSLQILARANVGMPKTVFTNYSKEVKKIIDSVGGAPLIVKLLEGTQGYGVVLAPTKKAAESIIEAFHSMKARVIVQEFIEEAKGADIRAFVIDNKVVGAMKRQGKEGEFRSNLHQGGTGELIKLTKEERQVALTAAKAMGLSVAGVDMLQSERGPLVLEVNSSPGLEGIEKTTNKDIASELINYVSKLIESTKLRKKKKFKSNA, encoded by the coding sequence ATGCAACAAGAACATTACAAAATTGCCATTCTGTCGCGAAATAAGAGTCTCTATTCCACCAAACGACTCATTGAAACGATTGAGAATAAGGGACACGAAGCCATCGTATTAGACCATTTGAAATGTGATATTGTAATTGAGCAGGATAAGCCATCTATTTACTATAAAGGGGAGAGAATCAAAGGGATTGACGCCGTAATTCCAAGAATTGGTGCTTCAGTAACATTTTATGGTGCGGCTGTTGTTCGCCAATTTGAAATGATGAATATTCCCACTGCTGTTGAATCTCAGGCTCTGGTACGATCCAGAGATAAGTTAAGAAGTCTTCAAATTTTAGCCCGGGCAAACGTGGGTATGCCTAAAACGGTATTTACTAACTATAGTAAAGAGGTGAAGAAAATTATTGACAGTGTGGGTGGAGCTCCCCTGATCGTTAAATTATTGGAAGGCACGCAGGGTTATGGAGTAGTTTTAGCCCCAACAAAAAAAGCTGCAGAATCCATTATTGAAGCCTTCCACAGTATGAAAGCCCGGGTCATTGTACAGGAATTTATTGAAGAAGCAAAAGGCGCCGATATCAGAGCATTTGTAATTGATAATAAAGTGGTTGGTGCTATGAAAAGGCAAGGAAAAGAGGGGGAATTCAGATCAAATCTTCATCAAGGCGGTACCGGAGAGTTGATTAAACTAACCAAAGAAGAACGTCAGGTTGCATTAACCGCTGCAAAAGCGATGGGTTTATCTGTAGCCGGAGTTGATATGTTACAATCCGAACGCGGTCCACTGGTTCTGGAAGTTAATTCATCGCCGGGTTTGGAAGGAATTGAAAAAACAACCAATAAAGATATCGCATCTGAACTCATCAACTATGTGTCTAAACTGATTGAATCAACCAAGTTAAGAAAGAAAAAGAAGTTCAAATCTAATGCCTGA
- a CDS encoding succinylglutamate desuccinylase/aspartoacylase family protein, with amino-acid sequence MPDYIEINGEKVARGEDKLINLSIARLPTYTSIDLPVRVIRGKEKGPVLLVSGGLHGDEINGIEIIRRMLSKNLLKPIQGSVIAVPLMNVYGFIQNVRGVPDGKDINRSFPGSKGGSLANLVAYKIMNEIIPKIDYGIDFHTGGASRSNYPQIRCAFDVSDNIELAKAFSPPVILHSKLIEKSFRKAAHKKGKQILVFETGESLRIDEAGINEAINGTLRLMKYLKMIDQSPEPQESEIYEKSIWVRARIAGLFHPKIKLGDPVSKRQLIGRITDPYGNETVKIVSTHDGRVIGLNYNPVVHKGDAILHIANRT; translated from the coding sequence ATGCCTGACTACATAGAAATTAATGGAGAGAAAGTAGCAAGGGGAGAGGATAAACTTATTAATCTCTCTATAGCCAGGCTCCCTACGTATACAAGTATTGATTTGCCGGTGCGTGTCATCAGAGGGAAGGAAAAAGGCCCTGTACTATTGGTTTCAGGTGGTTTGCACGGTGATGAAATCAATGGAATTGAGATTATTCGCAGAATGCTTTCAAAAAATCTGCTTAAACCTATTCAGGGTTCGGTAATTGCAGTTCCCTTGATGAACGTATACGGATTTATTCAAAATGTGCGGGGTGTTCCGGATGGTAAAGATATCAATCGCAGTTTTCCGGGTTCAAAAGGAGGATCTTTAGCCAATTTAGTTGCCTATAAGATCATGAATGAAATCATTCCTAAAATTGACTACGGAATTGATTTCCATACCGGAGGCGCCAGCAGATCCAATTACCCGCAAATCCGGTGTGCTTTTGATGTATCTGATAATATTGAACTTGCTAAAGCGTTTTCGCCTCCGGTTATTTTGCATTCTAAACTGATTGAAAAATCTTTTAGAAAAGCAGCCCATAAAAAAGGAAAACAGATTTTAGTATTTGAAACCGGTGAATCACTTCGAATTGACGAAGCCGGAATAAATGAGGCGATAAACGGTACATTGAGATTGATGAAATATTTAAAAATGATAGATCAATCGCCTGAACCTCAAGAATCAGAAATTTATGAGAAATCCATTTGGGTTCGGGCTCGGATTGCCGGACTTTTTCATCCAAAAATAAAATTGGGTGATCCTGTCTCAAAGAGGCAATTAATTGGCCGGATTACGGATCCATACGGAAATGAGACCGTCAAAATAGTTAGCACACATGACGGTAGAGTTATCGGGTTAAATTATAATCCGGTAGTTCACAAAGGAGATGCAATTTTACATATCGCAAACAGAACTTAA
- a CDS encoding DUF952 domain-containing protein: MKSDLLFYVVSARKWPSLTIEGHFVPEELKEKGKISLVEPQQVNTYLNEHFSGRKNLFLLIIDITRMEKRPKKQDGHFILEHSIPVDAILDKIRLDSSKEGFFDIQIEQN; this comes from the coding sequence ATGAAATCAGATTTATTGTTTTACGTCGTATCTGCTCGAAAATGGCCTTCATTAACGATTGAAGGTCACTTTGTGCCGGAAGAATTAAAGGAAAAGGGAAAAATATCTTTAGTTGAACCTCAACAGGTTAACACATATTTAAATGAACATTTTTCGGGAAGAAAAAACCTATTTCTTTTGATCATTGATATTACAAGAATGGAAAAGAGACCCAAAAAACAAGATGGCCACTTCATTCTTGAACATTCCATACCGGTTGATGCCATTTTGGATAAAATTCGGTTGGACAGTAGTAAAGAAGGGTTCTTCGATATTCAAATCGAGCAAAATTAG
- a CDS encoding response regulator: protein MEIFIVEDDRVLQLMLKKMVERLGHHVSGTAINGSEATKEIITSTPDLLLMDIQLKDDIDGIQVVESVKKELDIPVIYITGNSDFKFQERANSFGYIDYLIKPISFETLTKSISKVNGIG from the coding sequence ATGGAAATCTTTATTGTTGAAGACGATCGAGTCTTACAGCTAATGTTAAAGAAAATGGTAGAACGACTGGGACATCATGTCAGCGGAACGGCTATCAATGGTTCTGAAGCAACCAAAGAAATTATAACATCAACCCCTGACCTTCTTTTAATGGATATTCAGCTGAAAGACGATATTGATGGTATCCAGGTTGTTGAATCTGTTAAAAAAGAACTGGATATACCGGTAATCTATATAACCGGTAACTCTGACTTCAAATTTCAAGAGCGAGCAAATTCGTTTGGTTACATTGACTACCTCATTAAGCCGATCTCTTTTGAAACGCTGACAAAATCAATTTCTAAGGTAAACGGTATCGGCTAA
- a CDS encoding redoxin domain-containing protein, which translates to MKLNKGDKVSNFTLQDTKGDNVELKDLAKGSKVLILFFPLAFSSTCTEELCQTRDNMKFYNSLSTTVVGISVDSFFTLREFKKANNLNFTLLSDFNKEVSKQFGAIYEDYFGMKGVSKRASFIVNDQHEIEYVEVLDDSGKLPDFKSIQKALS; encoded by the coding sequence ATGAAATTAAATAAAGGCGATAAGGTATCTAATTTTACATTGCAGGATACAAAGGGTGATAACGTTGAATTGAAAGATTTGGCAAAAGGAAGTAAAGTGTTAATCCTGTTTTTTCCATTAGCTTTTTCGAGTACATGCACAGAAGAATTGTGTCAAACTCGCGACAACATGAAATTTTATAATTCATTAAGTACAACAGTAGTTGGTATTAGTGTTGATAGCTTTTTTACTCTTAGAGAGTTTAAGAAAGCGAATAACTTAAATTTTACACTTCTAAGCGATTTCAATAAAGAAGTATCTAAACAGTTTGGAGCAATCTATGAAGATTATTTTGGAATGAAAGGAGTATCCAAACGCGCTTCATTTATTGTTAATGATCAACATGAAATTGAATATGTGGAAGTCTTGGATGATTCCGGTAAACTTCCAGACTTTAAATCTATTCAAAAGGCGTTAAGCTGA